A window of the Streptomyces sp. NBC_01351 genome harbors these coding sequences:
- the sdhA gene encoding succinate dehydrogenase flavoprotein subunit, which produces MKIHKYDTVIVGAGGAGMRAAIESTKRSRTAVLTKLYPTRSHTGAAQGGMAAALANVEDDNWEWHTFDTVKGGDYLVDQDAAEILAKEAIDAVLDLEKMGLPFNRTPDGTIDQRRFGGHSRNHGEAPVRRSCYAADRTGHMILQTLYQNCVKEGVEFFNEFYVLDQLLVEEDGVKKSAGVVAYELATGEIHVFQAKAVIYASGGTGKFFKVTSNAHTLTGDGQAACYRRGLPLEDMEFFQFHPTGIWRMGILLTEGARGEGGILRNKDGERFMEKYAPVMKDLASRDVVSRSIYTEIREGRGCGPAGDHVYLDLTHLPPEQLDAKLPDITEFARTYLGIEPYTDPIPIQPTAHYAMGGIPTNVEGEVLMDNTTVVPGLYAAGEVACVSVHGANRLGTNSLLDINVFGKRSGIAAAAYAHANDYVELPENPAQQVIDLVEQLRSSTGNERVAELRLELQETMDACVMVFRTEQTIKTAVEKIAELRERYKNVSVQDKGKRFNTDLLEAIELGNLLDLAEVMAVSALARKESRGGHYREDYPNRDDVNFMRHTMAYREVGDDGKDSVRLDYKPVVVTRYQPMERKY; this is translated from the coding sequence ATGAAGATCCACAAGTACGACACCGTCATCGTCGGCGCGGGTGGCGCGGGCATGCGCGCCGCCATCGAGTCGACGAAGCGCAGCCGCACCGCCGTGCTGACGAAGCTGTACCCCACCCGCTCCCACACGGGCGCCGCGCAGGGCGGCATGGCCGCCGCGCTCGCCAACGTGGAGGACGACAACTGGGAGTGGCACACCTTCGACACGGTCAAGGGCGGTGACTACCTGGTCGACCAGGACGCCGCCGAGATCCTGGCGAAGGAGGCCATCGACGCGGTCCTCGACCTGGAGAAGATGGGCCTGCCGTTCAACCGCACCCCGGACGGCACCATCGACCAGCGCCGCTTCGGCGGGCACTCCCGCAACCACGGCGAGGCGCCGGTCCGCCGGTCCTGCTACGCCGCGGACCGCACGGGCCACATGATCCTCCAGACGCTGTACCAGAACTGCGTCAAGGAGGGCGTGGAGTTCTTCAACGAGTTCTACGTCCTGGACCAGCTCCTGGTCGAGGAGGACGGCGTCAAGAAGTCGGCCGGTGTGGTCGCGTACGAGCTCGCCACCGGCGAGATCCACGTGTTCCAGGCGAAGGCCGTCATCTACGCCTCCGGCGGCACCGGCAAGTTCTTCAAGGTGACCTCCAACGCGCACACCCTCACGGGTGACGGCCAGGCGGCCTGCTACCGCCGCGGCCTGCCGCTGGAGGACATGGAGTTCTTCCAGTTCCACCCGACGGGCATCTGGCGCATGGGCATCCTGCTGACGGAGGGCGCCCGCGGTGAGGGCGGCATCCTCCGCAACAAGGACGGCGAGCGCTTCATGGAGAAGTACGCGCCGGTCATGAAGGACCTCGCGTCCCGTGACGTCGTCTCGCGCTCCATCTACACGGAGATCCGTGAGGGCCGCGGCTGCGGTCCCGCCGGTGACCACGTGTACCTGGACCTGACGCACCTGCCGCCGGAGCAGCTCGACGCGAAGCTCCCGGACATCACCGAGTTCGCGCGCACGTACCTGGGCATCGAGCCGTACACGGACCCGATCCCGATCCAGCCCACCGCGCACTACGCCATGGGCGGCATCCCGACCAACGTCGAGGGTGAGGTCCTCATGGACAACACCACCGTCGTCCCGGGCCTGTACGCGGCCGGCGAGGTCGCGTGCGTGTCGGTGCACGGCGCGAACCGCCTCGGCACCAACTCGCTGCTGGACATCAACGTCTTCGGCAAGCGCTCGGGCATCGCGGCCGCCGCGTACGCCCACGCCAACGACTACGTCGAGCTGCCGGAGAACCCGGCGCAGCAGGTGATCGACCTGGTCGAGCAGCTGCGCAGCTCCACGGGCAACGAGCGGGTCGCGGAGCTGCGTCTGGAGCTCCAGGAGACGATGGACGCGTGCGTGATGGTGTTCCGTACGGAGCAGACCATCAAGACCGCGGTCGAGAAGATCGCGGAGCTGCGCGAGCGCTACAAGAACGTGTCCGTCCAGGACAAGGGCAAGCGCTTCAACACGGACCTGCTGGAAGCCATCGAGCTGGGCAACCTGCTCGACCTGGCCGAGGTCATGGCCGTGTCCGCGCTGGCGCGCAAGGAGTCCCGCGGCGGTCACTACCGCGAGGACTACCCGAACCGCGACGACGTCAACTTCATGCGCCACACCATGGCGTACCGCGAGGTCGGCGATGACGGCAAGGACTCCGTCCGGCTGGACTACAAGCCCGTCGTCGTCACCCGCTACCAGCCGATGGAGCGTAAGTACTGA
- a CDS encoding succinate dehydrogenase iron-sulfur subunit, translating to MGTPTLSKTDTMEAAAAASPFITVTFRIRRFNPEISEESTWQDFQVEIDPKERVLDGLHKIKWDLDGTLTFRRSCAHGICGSDAMRINGKNRLACKTLIKDINPEKPITVEAIKGLTVMKDLVVDMEPFFQAYRDVMPFLVTKGNEPTRERLQSAEDRERFDDTTKCILCAACTSSCPVFWNDGQYFGPAAIVNAHRFIFDSRDEAGEQRLEILNDKDGVWRCRTTFNCTDACPRGIEVTKAIQEVKRALITRRF from the coding sequence ATGGGCACCCCGACCCTGTCCAAGACGGACACGATGGAGGCGGCAGCCGCCGCCTCGCCGTTCATCACGGTCACCTTCCGGATCCGCCGCTTCAACCCGGAGATCTCGGAAGAATCGACCTGGCAGGACTTCCAGGTCGAGATCGACCCGAAGGAGCGCGTGCTCGACGGTCTCCACAAGATCAAGTGGGACCTCGACGGCACGCTGACCTTCCGTCGCTCGTGCGCGCACGGCATCTGCGGCTCCGACGCGATGCGGATCAACGGCAAGAACAGGCTCGCCTGCAAGACGCTGATCAAGGACATCAACCCGGAGAAGCCGATCACCGTCGAGGCCATCAAGGGCCTCACGGTGATGAAGGACCTCGTCGTCGACATGGAGCCCTTCTTCCAGGCGTACCGGGACGTCATGCCGTTCCTGGTCACCAAGGGCAACGAGCCGACGCGCGAGCGCCTGCAGTCCGCCGAGGACCGCGAGCGCTTCGACGACACCACCAAGTGCATCCTGTGCGCCGCGTGCACGTCCTCGTGCCCGGTGTTCTGGAACGACGGCCAGTACTTCGGCCCGGCGGCGATCGTCAACGCGCACCGCTTCATCTTCGACTCGCGCGACGAGGCCGGCGAGCAGCGGCTGGAGATCCTGAACGACAAGGACGGCGTGTGGCGCTGCCGCACGACGTTCAACTGCACCGACGCGTGCCCCCGCGGCATCGAGGTCACGAAGGCGATCCAGGAAGTCAAGCGCGCCCTCATCACGCGCCGCTTCTGA
- a CDS encoding serine hydrolase domain-containing protein, translating into MTNPTAQRTSSAIRKARWTTLVAAGAAVAALAAGAVPASAAERPAAPVTATPHGPRSIDTAKLAALMAPSTDVSGTLVRLGGSGVRWTGATGPLSQDPAANFRIGSITKLFTSTVVLQLIGEGRFTMDTPVQELLPGTLPAHWQPITVGQLLSHTSGLQEPCVDFRGLQAPPTPAQVISHWTDPKCAAPQSPVLVQQYNGANHFLLGMVIEKVTGRSYADEVQRRIARPLGLRHTYSPKPGDPAIPGPVLADPSGIDPWAWAEGGMISNAPDLERFMTALMRGRLLRPAEQRQLFVMPALSEGAKDRFSMGGLLRSDAGGTVVWGKTGSMGRSTSGVFATEHGARTVVYSLVPTTRDHDLLRTHIGNLVAAGL; encoded by the coding sequence ATGACGAACCCCACCGCGCAGCGTACGAGCTCCGCCATCCGCAAGGCCCGTTGGACCACCCTGGTGGCCGCCGGTGCGGCCGTCGCCGCGCTGGCGGCGGGGGCGGTGCCGGCGTCGGCGGCCGAGCGGCCCGCCGCCCCCGTGACGGCCACCCCGCACGGGCCCCGGTCGATCGACACCGCGAAGCTGGCCGCGCTGATGGCCCCGAGCACGGACGTGAGCGGGACCCTGGTCCGGCTGGGCGGCTCGGGCGTGCGGTGGACCGGGGCCACCGGGCCGCTGTCGCAGGACCCGGCCGCGAACTTCCGCATCGGCAGCATCACCAAGCTGTTCACCTCGACCGTGGTGCTCCAGCTGATCGGCGAGGGCCGCTTCACCATGGACACCCCGGTGCAGGAGCTCCTCCCCGGGACCCTGCCCGCGCACTGGCAGCCGATCACCGTGGGCCAACTGCTGAGCCACACCAGCGGCCTGCAGGAGCCCTGCGTGGACTTCAGGGGGCTCCAGGCGCCGCCGACCCCGGCGCAGGTCATCTCCCACTGGACCGACCCGAAGTGCGCGGCGCCCCAGTCCCCCGTCCTCGTGCAGCAGTACAACGGCGCCAACCACTTCCTCCTCGGCATGGTGATCGAGAAGGTCACCGGCCGCTCCTACGCCGACGAGGTCCAGCGCCGGATCGCCCGCCCGCTCGGCCTGCGCCACACCTACTCCCCGAAGCCGGGCGACCCCGCGATCCCCGGCCCTGTGCTGGCCGACCCGAGCGGAATCGACCCGTGGGCCTGGGCCGAGGGCGGCATGATCTCCAACGCCCCGGACCTGGAACGCTTCATGACCGCTCTGATGCGCGGCCGGCTGCTGCGGCCCGCCGAGCAGCGGCAGTTGTTCGTCATGCCGGCCCTCTCGGAAGGGGCCAAGGACCGGTTCAGCATGGGCGGTCTGCTGCGTTCCGATGCCGGCGGGACCGTGGTGTGGGGCAAGACGGGCTCCATGGGCCGCTCCACGAGCGGGGTGTTCGCCACCGAGCACGGTGCGCGCACCGTCGTCTACTCCCTCGTACCGACCACCAGGGACCACGACCTCCTGCGCACGCACATCGGCAATCTGGTGGCCGCGGGTCTCTGA